In one window of Octopus bimaculoides isolate UCB-OBI-ISO-001 chromosome 20, ASM119413v2, whole genome shotgun sequence DNA:
- the LOC106874351 gene encoding zinc finger protein SNAI1: MPRSFLFTNKRYFAAALPVSSPTNYAYTTYIQSHDSEGEHEYELTKSSSDETDSDSGCSIPTTDSRSELTLSDNEYSSLECKEHTSFLFDLMGHSPQSKPSCDSNDWSERYFQTLQPAVAEYSINRTELETEPRSPPIATFEIDTTRISSLNDTHICIDCGKRYSTSSNLARHRQTHRSVSDKKARKCPHCEKVYVSMPAYSMHVRTHTQGCACPYCGKRFSRPWLLQGHIRTHTGEKPFSCPKCGKAFADKSNLRAHIQTHSTEKPYVCGRCGKAFALKSYLYKHEESSCMRGQRYRH, from the exons ATGCCACGCTCCTTTCTGTTCACCAATAAGCGATACTTCGCTGCTGCTTTGCCAGTGAGCAGCCCAACCAACTATGcttacactacatacatacaaagccaCGACAGCGAGGGCGAGCACG AGTATGAACTCACGAAAAGCTCTTCAGATGAAACGGACAGCGACAGCGGATGCTCAATTCCTACTACAGACAGCAGGAGTGAACTCACACTCTCCGACAACGAATACAGTTCTTTGGAATGCAAAGAGCACACATCATTCCTATTTGACTTGATGGGTCACAGCCCTCAATCAAAACCTTCGTGTGACAGCAACGATTGGTCTGAGCGTTACTTCCAAACGCTTCAGCCCGCTGTAGCAGAATATTCCATAAACCGAACAGAATTGGAGACAGAACCAAGATCGCCTCCAATCGCAACATTTGAAATCGATACGACACGGATTAGCTCCCTAAACGATACCCATATTTGCATCGATTGTGGTAAGCGTTATAGCACTTCGAGTAACTTGGCACGCCATCGCCAAACGCACAGGAGCGTCAGTGACAAGAAAGCACGGAAATGTCCTCACTGTGAAAAAGTATACGTCTCCATGCCAGCATacagtatgcatgtacgtactcaTACGCAGGGTTGCGCATGCCCGTACTGTGGGAAGCGGTTCAGCCGACCGTGGTTGTTACAAggacatatacgaacacacaccgGAGAAAAACCGTTTTCCTGTCCCAAGTGCGGCAAAGCGTTTGCCGATAAGTCCAACTTGAGAGCACACATCCAGACACATTCGACGGAGAAGCCATACGTTTGTGGTCGATGTGGCAAAGCGTTTGCCCTCAAAAGTTATTTATACAAACATGAAGAATCTTCGTGTATGCGAGGACAGAGGTATCGACATTGA